From the genome of Stegostoma tigrinum isolate sSteTig4 chromosome 32, sSteTig4.hap1, whole genome shotgun sequence, one region includes:
- the LOC125466926 gene encoding transgelin-like — MANQGPAYGFSRDIRNKIEKKYEPELEERLVEWIIAQCGASVGRPEPGRMGFQAWLKDGTVLSLLINSLYSEDKKPIKKIQDTDKAFKQMEQVSRFLKAAEDYGVNKTDIFQTVDLWESKDMAAVQRTLMALGSIAVTRNDGHYHGDLNWFHKKAQENKREFTEEQLAQGKNIIGLQMGSNQGASQAGMVGYGQTRQIIS, encoded by the exons ATGGCCAACCAGGGACCTGCTTATGGATTTAGTAGGGACATTCGGAACAAGATTGAGAAGAAGTATGAACCTGAGCTGGAGGAGCGGCTAGTAGAGTGGATTATCGCTCAGTGCGGAGCGAGTGTGGGGCGACCTGAGCCGGGGAGAATGGGGTTCCAAGCCTGGCTAAAGGATGGCACA GTACTGAGTCTCCTGATTAACAGCCTCTATTCTGAGGACAAGAAACCCATTAAGAAGATTCAGGACACAGACAAAGCTTTCAAACAAATGGAACAGGTGTCACGGTTTCTGAAGGCAGCTGAAGATTATGGAGTCAACAAAACTGACATCTTCCAGACTGTGGATCTGTGGGAAT CAAAGGATATGGCTGCTGTTCAGAGAACTCTCATGGCTTTGGGAAGCATTGCTGTAACAAGAAATGATGGGCATTACCATGGTGATCTAAACTGGTTCCACAA GAAAGCACAAGAGAATAAGCGAGAGTTCACAGAAGAACAACTGGCCCAGGGGAAGAACATTATTGGCCTGCAAATGGGAAGCAACCAAGGAGCATCGCAGGCTGGGATGGTTGGCTATGGACAAACCAGACAGATCATTAGCTAA